TTATACTATAGCTGTAATCATTTACATAGTTATTATGTCTGTGCATTGAAATGCGATGCTCTGTGTTAGACTCTAGTTTTTAAACTCTAAAGTCATTGAATCAAACATCACTCTCTACTTTTTCAATTGAACATTTCCCCTGTTTGCAGGTTATCACTCAGACCGGCATCACCTGGAATCTGTCTCCGGTCGGCAAGCTGATGCCCAAGCAGTGGcgggaaaaggaggaggaataAAGTAGTCTTCCTCACCTAGACGACCACGACGCCCAGATCCCTCCTGGAGGATGACCCGTAAAACATTCTGGTTGTACAGATGATTATAAATGTTCTCAGACGCTGAATGCCTGTGGCTGTTCCAGCATGTTGACCTGTAGAAAATAAAAACCCAACTCAAcaaaggtgttttttttgtttagtttttccTCTATGCGGAATTCTCATTTTTTACTAATGTGGGAGGGATAAGGAGGTTAGGTTATAAGTGTCCAATCAGCACTTTGTAGCCGTAGGTGTATTAGCACATTTTACACACGATTAGCCTGCATATTTCTCCTATATTTGTTTGAATGCCGCACTATGAAGAAATGTTTGCAACTTGGATGACAGGTTTATATTTCACAACATTGCAACAACTAGGATTTAACTAACACATCACATTTCTAAAGAGATGTTGAACGCTTTGGATTCAGGGCCAGGACCCAAATCATGCCTTGACTCCTGGGGTCAGGGCAGAAGCTTGCCCCTGCCCAGGCCTGGTTCGCCTGGTGGAGTGTACTCTGGTGGTTGAAGTGGTGGTGGGTTAGAGACGGATGGGACTAGGATGACTTGCAGTAAAGGTTGGAGAGTGTTGGAGTCCAGAGCATTGTGGAAAGGAGGCTTTGCTTTATGTCTCAGTGGGAATGTCTGACGCCTCATGTGGGATTTATGTAACATTTTAATTAATGGATCATATTCTTTTAATGTTATATGCAATTGAGATGCAATTGACTACGGATAACTTTCTGGTGAgtttattgtaatttatttcAAACATGAGCCTTTCAATTTAGTTGGTTTGTGTAAATTTGTCCTAGATCCTCAACCATGTTTTCAAACCATGAGGTTCTGACCAGGTTAGTTAGAGTCAGATTGTCATGTAAACCTAACTAAATACTTGTATAGAGGGAAGATTATATATAGCGACACTTCATTGCATCGTTTTTTTCTATAGGACTATGACAATGCAATAATGTCAAGCAGATGTTTGTTTAGAATCCGAGTGGGCTTGAACGCTGCATCCTCGGAGGCTGGCTCTGGGACGTTGCGCCTGCGCATGCGCCAGGGTGAGGGTACGTCAGACAAATTACTCTGATTTAAACCAATGGCTATATGGGGTGTCATTCGCCCATCAGGCGCTCCACCAATGCACCGTGGATGGGTGTGTACTAGAGTCCCGCCTAATCGATGTGCATACCTACTGCGCTAAGGTCACTTCCATTCGGGATCTACCCATCGTCGAAGTGTGCTTCGGACCGAATCCAGCAACAGCAAACCGGGTGCTTCTAAAACAGCCACAATGTCTCTCTCTACTAAACTCACACTTGACAAGGTGGACGTCAAGGGCAAGCGAGTCATCATGAGGTGAGAAAATACCATTTGGTTTACCTTGCGAACTATCCATATTTAGATTGAAGATCCAAACTAAACTTCACTGACACATGTACAATTGCTGACTGTTCATCTTCAATGGGATTAGTTTTTTTCCATAACGCGGATACAGAGGTGCGGAAGTTATTTGTGGGTATGCTGCGTATGGTTTACGCAGGAAGCGCACTAGTTTGATGTCACGCTTTCGTCAATGTTACGTGCAGCAAGGAAGATGCTGTATGGATGCAAGCGTGGTTTTTAGGGCCAATGTTTGTACACGCTGCAGTCCTAACTAACAATGACATGTTAACATGTGATTTATAAGGACGGAGCCGGCCTAGCGATCACTAGAAATAGACACCGCGTCTTTTGAAAATGTCAGAGGGCCATTTTGGCTTGCCAACTCAGTGATGCAACGACAACCCTGCAAAAGACAAGGTTCACCCACCACAAGTTCTTTACTGTTAAAGGTCAACTCTGTCCTATCAGTTACGCGCATATGTCGTATGGCAATAATGCTTTCATTCATATTGACCGATTATTGCTCCTGCATGACCATCCACATTTTGTCGTCGTCTGAGTGACCAGAGAAAGGGAGCGGAGTTACGTAATCCAATCCAGGACTAGATGGGCAACACATGACACCACGAACTGGCATTGTTTATGGATACATGTATGAAGGCTACTAATAATCCAGTTCCTGACAGTGTCAGGGGTTCAATCCCACAGTAGCTAGAGCTAGGCACCAACCCTGCCTGGATTGTGGGTTGTATTCCATGCCAAATTGAACTGgattaaaaaacaattatttgttttactacTTTTCAATGAAGCCTGATTGCCTCGGCCCCTCCGCACTATCAATCAGTAACCTGGAGGGGCAGAAGGGTAGGGGTTGACGTTCATTTGTTCTGAAGACCAACGACACACACTTTATTGCACAGTATTCACTGTGAAGTTATTGGGGCCATACAATTAATTTAATCATTGGCGGCCGTTAATTGGCATTGTACCAACAGAAAATATATTGTGACACACACTTAAAATTATCATGACATTAAAGAATAATTTAcattacccttttttttttttaaattaggcCTGCAAGGATTGGGATTTGGAATTAATAAACTGATTTAATTTGAGATGTATTATAATTAATCCTGACCCACTCAAACGTTTATTTAGATATATTACACATGCACTCCTCATTCTGGCAGCCAACACTGCAGTGTGGATAATTCAGTACAGTACTGCTCTCTGCTTCAGAATCAGGGGTAGGCCTACGCACAGCCAGGGTTTGGGTTGAACTCGTAGTAGTTGCGAGTTATCATGATGGCTGCAGCTAGTTAAACCACATAGTTACAGTTTAGCGTTGATCCCATCTGTTATCTTATCGTCGCGCTGATGCTTCAAGGGTCCGTCTCACATGTCCTAGACAAATACCATCTGCGGCCACTGGTGAAATAAAGGACCTTTATCATCTCATCCACACGCATACCCTGATACTCACATCCTCTTAATGTGTGCGCAGACTCCAGAATCGTGATAAAGCCACGTGTTATTTCTCAATCCAGGACACATTGAAAAAGATTACACAATGGTTGGCATGGTTTAACAATGGCCAAACTTCCTTTCCTTTAAATCTGAAAACTCTTCTTCATTCGAACAATAAAGAAATACACTCGTCATTCCTGTGCTAtggcttttgttttatttgtgtggTTTCCGGGCTTTCTTTTGTCTGATGAATGTTGCCATTGTTTATGTGTGCAGGGTTGACTTCAACGTGCCAATGTCGGGCAAGAACATCACCAACAACCAGAGGTGAGCTGCAGACTCCGTTGAGCCACTCTCTTCTTTGACATCTGTAACCATCTATTGCCTTCACTCTTTATCCCATGTGCCTCACGTTGCGTCTGTTCCAGCTGAGTCATTGTCAATTGCACTTATGTAGCATTGCAATGGCCATGCATGACTTGACAATGCATTAAATGTAAACCTAGTAAAGTTCAAAAGAGCATAGGGAATCTACAAACGAGTCAATTAATCAACAACTCCATGATGTCATCCTATAAACCTGAGGCCCGACTGCATGAAAGCCTACTCGTGGGCTGGCGTTCCTCTGCCTCTAACCTCCCCTTCCCCGTGGCGATTCTCAGGATCAAAGCCGCAGTCCCCACCATCAAGCACTGCCTGGACAACGGGGCCAAGGCCGTGGTGCTCATGAGCCACTTGGGTCGTCCCGACGGAACCCCCATGCCCGACAAATACTCCCTGGAGCCCACGGTGGCTGAACTGAAGGCACTGCTGGGAAAGTGAGTTCTGGAAACCGCTCGTTGGCTGGAGCTGAGATACCGTGTCATGCTGGAAACCAATGGGCTACTTTTAGTTTATAAATTCAGTATTTTATTTGATTGTCTTTCATCTGTAATTTAATACGCGTGACACTTATGTATACTCTGGTTGTACTCGCAAACCGCTTTGTGATGGTAAGACGATGTGACTTAAATATATCACAATATGAACGTTTTAGATCGTTTTGACTTGGATGTGTTTGTCTTGTGTGATCAATGAAGGGGGTAAAATAAATCCGCAAACCGTTGAAACTCCACTTTAGGTGGATAACAGACTGGACCGTGTCTACATCTTCCAGTGCATCTCTCTGTACCGCCGTGCCAAACGCCATGCGTGGATGTTAACGCTCCCGAGCCCTCTGTGTGGCCCCCCAGGGACGTGACCTTCCTGAAGGACTGCGTGGGCCCCGAGGTGGAGGCGGCCTGCGCGGACCCTGCCCCCGGCTCCGTCATCCTCCTGGAGAACCTCCGCTTCCACGTCGCCGAGGAGGGCAAGGGCAAGGACGCCGCCGGAAACAAGGTGGGTGCCGCGGCGACCGCCTCAAGACCCGGAACACGGGATCAGGAGGTTCCACACAAACGTATttacacagatgtgtgtgtgtgtgtgtgtgtcagaggaaTTTCTGAGTCATTGGCAGTGGGCCTTGTATGGAGACGGAAGTGTACCCACGTGCATGCATACGTGCACTCACAGGCCTATGTCCGTGACACCCTGACATTCAGAGTGAGGTCTGGTGAGCTACGgttggtctgtgtgtttcttttcctGTCCGGGAAGGGGCAGTGAGTCCATTCTGTTTTACACTAACGTTAAGTCCGAGAGATCTAGACGTGACTTGAAAGTACTTTTACTGAAGCAAATACTTAAGGTGGTCTGGGTCGTCCCTTATGTCTCCTTGTCAAAGTTGAATAGTTCTCCCCCCCCGAGTCCTGCAAAAAATACTTGTAGCCTTTTTCAGGGCTTTGGGATCGGGTTTAAAATCCAAGTTTATCCCATTTGATGTAGGCCTGTGAGGTCCTTCTAGACTAGAGACTGTGTCTGGTCTCTAGGAGAAGAACGGCCGCATTCAGGgggactttttttttctcctcaggATACACCGCCTTGAACTTTGCACTTTCTCTGCCCTTTCGTCACACGGTCGTGACCTTAACTGCTAAAGGTCGGCTGAAACTTGAGTGCaggcagacgcacacgcacttcGCTGTGTGTACAGTATTCACCACAGTGATAATACTAGGATGAACGGatagttaaataaataacaggTTGTGCGTAAAGCACGGTTAGTGTGCGTGAACTTTGAACCACAGGCTGCGTCAGAGGGTCTTTGACTCTCACTTGTTCTATTTTGTTAGCAGCCACAAATTGTGCCTTATCTGCTTGGCCccgtaactctctctctctcactctctttctcttatgTTCTTTAAGGTTAAATgcattttgttgtgttttgttgttgtcacaGGCCCATACAGTTCTTGTCTTGATATAGTGAAGTTCCtataaaatattattatgaCTGGAATATAGAAAAACTAAATCCATGTTTAAACCCTGCTCTCAGACCAAAGCCACTCAGGCAGAGATCGACAGCTTCCGGGCGTCTCTGTCCAAACTGGGCGACGTGTACGTCAACGACGCCTTCGGTACCGCCCACCGTGGCCACAGGTGAGCCaggtgtaacacacacacgcacacgcacacacagacacacacacccccacagtCAGAAACCAGACCACGGAACCAATGACCCAGAGCACTGATTCGGTAACCTGAAGACCTATAACTTAGAACCCAAGGCCCTAAACATAGAGCATAGACGGCTACAAATATCTTAAACCTAGAAACCATGAACTGGAATATAGAACATCAACATTCGAGAGCCGCGCTGGTAGATCCCAACCGTGCCTCAGAAAGAATCTCAAAAGAAGAGCATGCAAGTCCTTTTGCTTCCCAGCCAGCACTTTCACCATTGCCATCTCGTCTAGTCAATCGTCAGTCCTGGCTCTCCCTGTTCCTGGCTGTGACACCTGCTTGTTTCCCTCTCCGTCAGCTCCATGGTCGGTGTGAACCTGCCCCAGAAAGCCGCCGGCTTCCTGATGAAGAAGGAGCTGGACTACTTCGCCATGGCTCTGGAGAAACCTCAGCGACCGTTCCTGGCCATCCTCGGAGGGTACGGATAGTCAGCGGGACTCTGCGAACTCCGCGATAGCTTCTCTTTCCTCCTTCAGGCCTTCCTTTTACTCCGATGTTCCGTGCGGTCGGATCGGTCTGTTGGGTTCGGCGTCTGAAGACGGGAATAGTCTGTGTAAGCTTGTTATCCCCGTGGGTACGCCAGCACAGTAACTCTCCTAATGATCGCTTAGCCACTCGTTAGGCTTTCAGCTGTAAAGCCACGGGAAGGGATGAGCTACATTCTACCGCACGGAATTACATTTCAGAGCATTCATGAATCAGACAACATACTTAAGAATCGTGCTGTATGATAGTAATGTAGCAATACTGGTATTGTCCAATCTATGCGTATCCTATTCAGTTATGCTAGATAACATGGAAATAACTGATATTATATAGGTTATTGTGACCCACTAAGCTTTATGGGTGGAGCATCTATACAGTTATGTGCTCTGCTCAGAGTCCAGCGTGGCAGCCAATCAGGACTCCTTATTTCTTCCTGCCTTATGTGTGTTATCAAAATGAAAGGTCACTGCCATGGACTGACACTAGAGACATCGACCATAGCACAGAGGGTCTTTTGGACTCGAGTTAACTAAAGCCTTCCCTCAATTAGTATTCACTAAAATTGTTCACAGTATTTAACAGTAAATTCTGCAACATGCACCGTTTCATCTTGGTTTAAGGTTGTGCAGTGGCCATTTGCAGCACAAATCCAGGAAGagctatctttattttttttgcttttctttctttcctctttctctctttcagggCCAAGGTGAAGGACAAGATCCAGCTGATCAACAACATGCTGGACCAGGTCAACGAGATGATCATTGGCGGAGGCATGGCCTTCACCTTCCTGAAAGTCCTGAACAACATGGAGGTGAGGCTGCACTAGTGCTCCCAACTTTATTCGTCTCACATTAAtaactgaaataataataataagaaatattttttttttcttttcggtTTTACTGAATTTAAATCCTTTCAACataatggattgaattgatatagcgcttttctagacactcaaagacgcttttacagtgaaaggggggacctcacaaaccaccaccagtatgtagcacccacttgggtgatgcacggcagccaatctgcgccagaacgctcaccacacaccagcttgaggtggagggtgagggaatTGATGAGTccgccaattatacaggaggatgattagggggccagattgaatgagcctggttgggccaggacacacAACATGGTGGTATTGAAGAGGTATTGTCTTTATTATCTTTAGGCGTGCAGTCTTTCCCAACTTTGTGGAAAGTTGTATTTTATGGTTGAACAGACTACTGAACCTCAACTGATATCACTGTATGGGGAACCAGAAGCTCATTGCAAAACCCAAAAACCTGTCTAAGGAATTTCTATTGTATAAATAGTCTGATAAGTCCGCCGGCGTTTCATACCTAAAGGCGCAATGTGTAACGTCTCAACCAGCTCGTAGCTTAAAATAACCTGGGCCTATTAGTAGTCAGTGCTGATCGATAGTGATTTCGATactgttatcaataaaatccaATCCTATAACCGGGATGACACTTAAAAACTTGTGTCAAAAAAATAGtatttagcattgtgtagcatcttagccAAGCTATCTTtgctgtatacggggaatgggttaacctagcattTCTTAGTGCTTGAcactttgttctatgaacatccttactgtacagacagccatatatTTTTTTCGCTTTCTTATGACAAACGGACATATTgtgcatctgctaaatgcccttaatgtaaatgggATCTGTCTTAGGCTTTGGTGAGTTGTAGGCTAGCctgtacctttttttttttttacagatttattttttattatcgaCTCTCCCTAAACCCTTCCCTCACCCAACCCAGTCGGCCGAGCTGTGCTAGCTCACATCACCTTGGTGCACAGCCAGTTGAAGTGGACAGAACTCTGTTGTTTAACTCTTAAAGTTTCCTCCCTGTGAACTGGATGGGCCTCCATCCTCTAAATTGCCAATTCTGTGGCCTAGAGAGCTGAGTTATGAatagtctcctcctcctcctctctgtcagaTCGGCACGTCTCTCTACGACGAGGAGGGTGCCAAGATCGTCAAGGACCTGATGGCCAAGGCGGAGAAGAACGGCGTCAAGATCAACCTGCCCGTCGACTTCGTCACCGCCGACAATTTCGACCAGAACGCCACCAAGGGAACGGCGACCGTGGCGGCCGGCATCCCGGCAGGCTGGATGGTGAGGGCGCCGTACTCCTCCGTTAGCCAGACAGAACCTCCGTCAGCCGGACAGAACCTCCGTCTGGGGTCCCTTTACGTCACCGGTCCATCGGTTTGAAGCGGTGGACCTAGTGG
The Gadus morhua chromosome 7, gadMor3.0, whole genome shotgun sequence DNA segment above includes these coding regions:
- the pgk1 gene encoding phosphoglycerate kinase 1, with protein sequence MSLSTKLTLDKVDVKGKRVIMRVDFNVPMSGKNITNNQRIKAAVPTIKHCLDNGAKAVVLMSHLGRPDGTPMPDKYSLEPTVAELKALLGKDVTFLKDCVGPEVEAACADPAPGSVILLENLRFHVAEEGKGKDAAGNKTKATQAEIDSFRASLSKLGDVYVNDAFGTAHRGHSSMVGVNLPQKAAGFLMKKELDYFAMALEKPQRPFLAILGGAKVKDKIQLINNMLDQVNEMIIGGGMAFTFLKVLNNMEIGTSLYDEEGAKIVKDLMAKAEKNGVKINLPVDFVTADNFDQNATKGTATVAAGIPAGWMGLDCGPETSKLFAEAVGRAKQIVWNGPVGVFEWDAFANGTKNMMDKVVEVTKTGCITIIGGGDTATCCAKWNTEDKVSHVSTGGGASLELLEGKVLPGVEALSSA